In a genomic window of Gossypium arboreum isolate Shixiya-1 chromosome 7, ASM2569848v2, whole genome shotgun sequence:
- the LOC108474241 gene encoding zinc finger protein ZAT9 — translation MAFIVDQQSNFKHFCKICKKGFGCGRALGGHMRAHGIGDESGHIDGDDPASDWEDKLGRNVPPSNKRMYALRTNPNRLKSCRVCENCGKEFFSWKSFLEHGKCSSEDAESLVSSPGSDGDDGETRRGCGWSKRKRSFRANVGNFNTMCPSSEEEDLAKCLMMLSNATVYPFVTEPEESCASASKEEERRNTINFIAPIACRVPMGKAKGVAKGLFECKACKKVFNSHQALGGHRASHKKVKGCFAARVDHKQADEDHDVITHEEFFPTKSMSTLQFHQGTNTPLASPSKKKSKVHECSICYKVFSSGQALGGHKRCHWITSNAPDASSLTKFHRFQDQMELNQQTPKFIDNSEPLNLKLDLNLPAAGDHHDALRRKHVNPSSFKVSTGIYLQPWLGGDDAKEKEHNQHRMQQVDHDNKCNSSMQNTDEEADSMVKLAKLSELKGINMSGCSSPWLQVGIGSTTNVGFDP, via the coding sequence ATGGCTTTTATTGTGGATCAACAATCAAACTTCAAACACTTttgtaaaatttgcaagaaaggATTTGGGTGTGGGAGAGCGCTTGGTGGGCATATGAGGGCTCATGGAATAGGTGACGAAAGCGGCCACATTGATGGCGATGATCCTGCTAGTGATTGGGAAGACAAATTAGGGAGGAATGTGCCGCCTAGCAACAAGCGCATGTACGCTTTGAGAACCAACCCTAATCGATTAAAGAGTTGTAGGGTTTGTGAGAATTGTGGGAAGGAGTTTTTTTCATGGAAATCTTTCCTTGAGCATGGCAAATGTAGCTCGGAGGATGCTGAATCGCTGGTGTCCTCGCCAGGCTCCGACGGTGACGATGGCGAGACAAGGAGAGGTTGCGGTTGGTCAAAAAGGAAAAGATCATTTAGAGCTAACGTGGGTAATTTCAACACCATGTGCCCATCAAGCGAAGAGGAAGACCTTGCCAAATGCCTTATGATGTTATCTAATGCAACCGTCTATCCTTTTGTAACTGAGCCTGAGGAATCCTGTGCTTCCGCCAGCAAAGAAGAGGAGAGAAGAAATACAATAAATTTCATTGCTCCTATTGCATGTAGGGTACCTATGGGCAAGGCCAAAGGTGTAGCCAAAGGGTTGTTTGAGTGCAAAGCATGCAAGAAAGTGTTTAATTCTCATCAGGCATTGGGTGGACATAGGGCTAGTCACAAGAAGGTTAAGGGATGTTTCGCAGCCCGGGTTGATCATAAGCAAGCTGATGAAGACCACGATGTTATCACACACGAAGAGTTTTTCCCTACAAAATCAATGTCAACTTTGCAATTTCATCAAGGAACTAATACTCCGTTGGCTTCTCCATCCAAAAAGAAATCAAAAGTACATGAATGTTCAATTTGTTACAAGGTTTTTTCATCGGGACAAGCCTTGGGAGGCCATAAAAGGTGCCATTGGATCACTTCAAATGCACCCGACGCTTCCTCTTTGACTAAGTTTCATCGGTTCCAAGATCAAATGGAGCTGAATCAGCAAACACCAAAGTTCATCGACAATTCTGAGCCGCTCAATCTTAAGCTTGATCTCAATCTTCCTGCAGCAGGCGATCATCATGATGCTTTACGACGAAAACACGTTAATCCATCAAGTTTTAAGGTTTCAACCGGAATCTATTTACAACCTTGGTTAGGAGGAGATGATGCCAAAGAAAAGGAACATAATCAGCACCGGATGCAACAAGTTGACCATGATAACAAGTGTAATAGCTCGATGCAAAATACGGACGAGGAAGCAGACAGTATGGTGAAGTTAGCAAAACTAAGTGAATTAAAGGGCATCAATATGAGTGGATGTTCATCTCCATGGCTGCAAGTTGGGATTGGTTCAACTACTAATGTTGGCTTTGACCCTTAA